Genomic DNA from Manis pentadactyla isolate mManPen7 chromosome 14, mManPen7.hap1, whole genome shotgun sequence:
tgatttttgctattgttttattcttctcaattttatttatttcttctctgatctttattatgtccctccttctgctgaccttaggcctcatctgttcttctttttccaatttcgataattgtgacattagaccattcatttgggattgctcttccttttttaaatatgcttggattgctatatactttcctcttaagactgcttttgctgtgtcccacagaagttggggcttagtgttgttgttgtcatttgtttccatatattgctggatctccattttgatttggtcattgatccattgattatttaggagcgtgttgttaagcctccatgtgttcgtgagcctctttgctttctttgtacagtttatttctagttttatgcctttgtggtctgaaaagttggttggtaggatttcaatcttttggaattttctgaggctctttttgtggcctagtatgtggtctattctggagaatgttccatgtgcacttgagaagaatgtatatcccgctgcttttggatgtagagttctatagatgtctattaggtccatctgctctactgtgttgttcagtgcttccgtgtccttatttattttctgcccagtggatctatcctttggggtgagtggtgtgttgaagtctcctagaatgaatgcattgcagtctatatccccctttagttctgttagtatttgtttcacatatgctggtgctcttgtgttgggtgcatatatatttagaatggttatatcctcttgtttgactgagccctttatcattatgtagtgtccttctttatctcttgttactttctttgttttgaagtctattttgtctgatattagtactgcaacccctgctttcttctcactgttgtttgcttgaaatatgtttttccatcccttgacttttagtctgtacatgtctttgggtttgaggtgagtttcttgtaagcagcatatagatgggtcttgcttttttatccattctgttactctgtgtcttttgattggtgcattcaacccattaacatttagggtgactattgaaagatatgtacttattgccattgcaggctttaaattcatggttaccaaaggttcaaggttagcctctttagtatcttactgcctaacttagctcgcttattgagctgttatatacactgtctggagattcttttcttctctcccttcttgttcctcctcctcgattcttcatatgttgagtgttttgtgctgtgctctttctaggagtgctcccatctagagcagtccctgtaagatgttctgtagaggtggtttgtggaaagcaaattccctcagcttttgtttgtctgggaattgtttaatcccaccgtcatatttgaatgatagtcgtgctggatacagtatccttggttcaaggcccttctgtttcattgtattaaatatatcatgccattctcttctggcctgtagggtttctgttgagaaatctgacgttagcctgatgggtttccctttataggtgacctttttctctctagctgcctttaacactctttccttgtccttgatctttgccattttaattattatgtgtctttttgttgcccttcttggatcctttctgttgggggttctgtgtatttccgtggtctgtttgattacttcctcccccagtgtggggaagttttcagcaattatttcttctaagatactttccatctctttgcctctctcttcttcttctgggacccctataatacggatattgctccttttagattggtcacacagttctcttaatattgtttcattcctggagatccttttgtctctctctatgtcagcttctatgcgttcctgttctctgatttcaattccatcaatggcctcttgcattctatccattctgcttataaacccttccagagtttgtttcatttctgcgatctcctttctggcatctgtgatctctttccggacttcatcccatttttcttgcgtgtttctctgcatctctgtcagcatgtttatgattcttattttgaattctttgtcaggaagactggttaggtctgtctccttctctggtgttgtctctgtgatctttgtctgcctgtagctttgccttttcatggtgataggaatagtttgcagagctgggacgagtgacggctggaaggacttcccttcttgttggtttgtggccctcctctcctgggagaacagcggcctctagtggcttgtgctgcgcagctgcgcgcagacagggcttctgcttcctgcccggctgctgtggagttaatctccgctgttgctgtgggcgtgggctggctcgggcagctactccaaaatggtggagtcgcgttggagcaggagctgctgggaggctatttatctccgtaaggggcctccctgctccctgcagcccaggggttagggtgcccagagatcccggattccctacctctggattaagtggcccgccctgcccctttaagacttccaaaaagcacccgccaaaacaaaacaacgaccacaaaaaaaacaagaaaaaaaatttttttaattaaaaaaaaaaaaaaaaaaatttttaattaaaaaaaaaaaggtggtcgttcgtttttctttattctccggtgccagcctcaggcctctgctcaccggtcttgctgccctgtttccctaatattggggtccctgtccctttaagacttccaaaaagcgctcgccaaaacaaagcagcaaaaaagcaaaaaaaaaaaaaaatggtcgcgcgcttttcttatgtcctctgtcgcccagcctccagtgcctgctcactgttcttgctgccctgttttcccagtatcgagggccctgcactctggcccggatggctggggctgggtgttcagcagccctgtgctccgtctccctcccgctctgcctgctcttctcccgccgggagctggggggaggggcgctcggctcccgcggggccggggcttgtatcttacccccttggcgaggcgctgggttctctcaggtgcggatgtggtctggatattgtcctgtgtcctctggtctttattctaggaagggttgtctttgttatattttcatagatatatgctgttttgggaggagatttccgctgctctactcacgccgccatcttccgccccctcatTGATATTAATCATTTCTAATCCACTTGCCTGAATCATATTTATTCCTCTTTATCCTGTCCTACATATGAATGTCTGCCTTGCTTGGAATCATATTAGATTCTCATCCTCAGTATCCAGTTTGTGCCATTGTTACCCATGAAATAACTAAGTTTCATTCTCTGCAATTTTATTGTTGTGGGCCCCAGCTTAGGTGCTCATGATCTCTTAACTGAactctcctaactggtctccctgatTGCACTGTCTCTCCCCTCCAGTCCATCTCAAACATTGGTAGcagattgattttttaaaaatatatctgacACCTTATTTTTTGCACAAGAACTTTCATTGTATACTTATTTCTTTATTCAAGGGCCTTCAAATTCAACTCCAAATgatcttttctgtcttctttgcaTACATCCTTTCTCCATCAAACCTTTGCTCTTGCCGTGCCAAACTAGTTCCTGAACACACCATCCACTTTCATGCCTCCCTGGTTAAGATgccctttcctttattttttaactcaAGGAATGAAAGTTCATCTCAATACTTCTATGAAACTTTTCAACAGTTTCTCCCCCCAGACTTCTCTTAGACAGTTGgcctttgaacaacacaggtttgaactgcatgagtccacttatatatagatttttttcaatgaacatATTGGAAAACTTTCTTGAAATTTGGgacaatttgaaaatacattttctttctctaacttactttACTATAAGAATACAACGTATGatacataaacaaaatatatgttaatcaactgtttatgttattggtaaggcttctggtcaactaATAGCCTGCTATAAGTAGTCAAATTTTGGGGGAGTCTAAAGTTATAAATGGATTTGCAACCATGTGAGGGGTCAGTGCTCCTACCCCCCGCATCCTTCAGGGGCCACCTGTATGTATTTGAATAGAGCTCCACTTTGCGTTTACTCTGTTGTGTAACTATGTGTTTGTTTTCTCCACTGGACTCTGAGTTCCATGGCCTTTTAGTGTTCCTAATATAGAGCATCATTTGATACTTAATGATTatttagtaaatgtttgttgagatgATTCCTTAAAAATGAGTTTTAGATGGTCATCTAAAAAACTAATAAAGGACTCCCTTTGGTGTCCCTTATTTCCACATGGCTGAATTTTCATTcgtcatgttttctttttaaaatatcctcTCTATAAATTGCTTTTTTCATAAACACAGTGTGGAAGGAGAATATTTTCTACATATTTACCTCAAGTTTGAATAAAATATACCGTTATTCTTGATAGAATTACGTACCTCCCTGGAGGAACATCAGTCTGCCTTGGAACTTATAATGAGCAAGTATCGAGAGCAAATGTTTAGACTGCTAATGGCTCACAAAAAGGATGATCCGGGGATGGTAATGAAGCTGAAGGAGCAGCACTCCAAGGTAATCCATTCTCTAGACATGACTTGAAGTGGAAAAGGAGCATCAACTTGTGTTCACATTATTTTTAAGAATCACGGGTATCTAACACGATATTGAATACTTCatctttttttacattttctgcttttccatatttttttcatttcttgttatATATCATTTTGTTTGATTTACTCTTCTAACTCTTATTGTTCCCTAGTAGctttaatatattcaaaaataaactttatttgggAAATAAAGGTAAGGCTCTTCAattcaaaagtatttttataaggttatttttaagaaatatttcttccAATAGATTTGtgtgaaaacaaaaatttaaatgctgaaaaatgaaaacattctaaaAATCTGAAAGTAGCTAAAGGTGGATTTTTTCTCTCAAGACTGTTTTCTGAATGAGGCTCGTTCATCCAGACTGTAAATAATCCTGATTATGATGAAAAAACCATGGGGTGGGGTTGATGAAGAGGACCAACATAGTAAAATTTTGCCTCCCTCCACCCAAATCACATATCAGTTAATGTCACTTTTAAAGATATAGCTAAACTGATTAGAAATTAGTGTTTTCCCTTCTGTTCATCTTATTTCTCATCCCTGTATCTGTTTccattgtgtgtgtctgtgtgtttgctaGCAACTGCTATTGAAGACACAGAATAATTCTTaacctttacattttattttaagctgAATTTTAGCTGctgatgtaaaataaaaaataaattagactgTGATTACTAGGCCATTATCTGTGTTGGATAATCGGGTGAGCTATTATTAGGtataatttacattattttaaaaagtattgttaaaagacatatttttaatctttcagttactgaaacacatttttaattagttaaaatatttcttctatctggGTACAtgtggatatttttaaataattatgaattctattaaaattatatatctaaTAGATATTTGTGTGACAACTTTACATATTAAGGAAGTTAGTAATAGATACCTCTTgtgtcaaataataaaataaattaataaatacagaTTTAATGTTATCTATTATTCATTTCCCAACCAAAAAGAAAACCTATATTTAAggagcaatctttttttttttttttttaaggggcaatcttttgaatataaaatgTATCTATTGTTAATGAGATCatcataaaaacatttaaatgtgtAACTTGAGGGTTTTTTAATGGTACAGGGATGAATTGACTTAAAATTAttggtaaaataaatataatcttGAGAAATTCCAAAAGTCCCTTATGTTTAATAACCTAGGAAACAAATTTTTTAAGATCTAAAGAAAATACTCTGACAAAAAAGTGCTAAGAATAAGATACTTCAGCTTGCTAGTCCTGTCTGGGAGCAACTATGATAGaagcaaatgttttttaaaacacattagATGTTATCATTCATCAGGCTGTTTTATTAATTAAGAAAGTTAAACATTTCTTAAGATAGCTGTAAACCATTCTTTTTCATTATGCAGACTGAATTCTTCATCTAGTGCTGGTCCTTGCGTTCCATAAAATGACTATTCAGTTACTCGTTATTAATTCTAACTAATACATATTAATGTTTGTGATTTTGACTTTTCCCAAAAAGGAGACAGTTTGACtcaattaaataaacatttattaacacTTGTACTTAGTTATTAATAATaagataaatgaaagaataagttCCATTACTCTACCATAAGGAGCTTACAGCGTAATGGGAGATACAGGTACAAACCTAACTATGTAATATAAAGTAGGATGTGGTGAATCCCAGAACAGCGACAGAAATTAATACTGGAATACTAAAGGAAGCCAGAATGAATTCCCCAGAGGAGAATCTGGGAACATGTCAAGGAAAGAAAAGATACCTATCTAAATCCAGCCTTGAATTAATTGTGGACAGGATGGTCAACTAGCAGAAATGGGTGAACAGAGAAACTTGTATGAAAAAGGCACAGAAATACGAGACTCCAGGATGTGTTTAGGTACTAGTGCTCTGATAAGCCTaaacacaaataattttttaacacaTTTAGGGGTAACAGTTACACTTAACAGCATTTTTGAGTAAGAGACCCTATTGAGACTACTATAACATAGAATTTTGCCCTCACCTAGAAGTTTTGGAACACACacttaaaaatcaataacaaGTTTAAGAACTCATTTTCATCCAAATACTcacttttacattatttttgaaCAGAtgcctttttggaaatcttaaaaaaacaaacatttcaaaCAGTTGGCTAACACGCATGAACTAACACTCATTCAATTTTTAAAGTACGGATAATATCCGTATTAACATTATAATGACTCTATACTACAGATTGACATGGTGCCTCGTAACAGCTCCGAAGGATTCTTCCTTGATGCATCTCGACACATCCTTGAAGCACCTCAACATGGACTGGAGAGGAGGCACTTGGAAGCAAATCAGAATGTACACTAAATAAAACAGTCAACTATTGGGGTGTGGATGGAAGAGGGGAGGTCCATTTTAGAAGTTCTAATTTTCCTGCCTGATGAAGTCAGCACGTAAAGGaagttgcttttaaaaatgcTGTGCTTTTGGTAGGCATGCAAAAATATTAAGTGTAGAAACTTTAAATCTTTGATTAATTCTTAAGTGTATCGTATCATGCACTACCTGTTAGGATATTTGCAGGCCTTAAAGGTTGTTCAGGccagattttcattttgttgctctTGTTAGCCTTCACTGCAAAATTTTAGTAAGTTTAAACCAGTTATTCTCTTTCTGGACACCAAAGAGGTTTTTGGCAGTAATTTTAATCTGAGTTCATAGAAATGTTCAAATTCTTAAATGAATTGTTTTAATTCAGATTTTTGATAGTTTGTAGTCCTTCAGTTTGAGTTtgccataaaataaaaatgcctttGTTTGGGTGTTATGATTAAATATAGCAGTACACTTCCCATTGTGTTTtaactgtctttttaaatttttttaacgtAATTGTAGCAGGTCTTTATTGAGCAaagttgaaataaatgaaataaacctaaacaaaaattacaaatgaaaGGCATTTCAAGACAGTACCGGGATTATGTTGTTGACACTTCTTGACTTTAAGACAGTTCTGAAAGCACAGGTCTTGGCTTCTTTGCCCATTAAAAGATCTATGGTGCTTCCCTAAAGATTTTATTGTAATAAGTGGACCATCCATGAAATGGGCCTATAAAAATACTGCTCTGTTTGAAgtattggttttgttttgttttttcccttatGATGATTTTATTGGAACAGACTGCCCTGAAAAAATTAGtggtatcttgttttcttctaatcaAAGGCAGGGAATTATTTGCTTCCTGTGTCCTCTTTTAACCTAGGTCAGTGCTGTAAGACaccaagtgaaactgtgaaagcTGTTGGTATTCAGAAGTTTTACTCATTACCCCTAATTCAATTTGCTGCTGAGATTATCTATTATTCCTTCTAAGAATTATGTTCCCTTTACAGTGGGATTTTAATCACTTTTTTATAAAACTGTTGCACAATATGACAGATGTTTGTTGTAATATCATTCTTGCCACCATAATCTAATCCAGGGATGTCCAATAGAACTTGCTGAAATGATGGAAATGCTCCTTATCTGTTCTGCTCATTATAGAAGCCACCAGCAACATGTGACTGTAGAGCACATAAAGTGTCACTAGCACAAATGTGGAACtgaattgttaattttttttaatgtttgattttaatttacttaaatttACATAACACCATATTGGACAGTGTAGATTAGTTATTTGTTTTGCCTCCTCCTGTGTACCATAGGTTGTATATGTTTCCCATTATAAGGATCTGAATTTCTGTTGGTTAAGAAGATATTAAATGTGTGGTTTGTTAAAGATATTCTTATttgttctccttcagtttcttccatAGTTTACTAGTTTTATAAGTTTTTGTGAGGTCCGATTCAAATCCTTTTTACAAACAGAATATGTACAACTGCTTAAGAGACTTAATGTTTATTTGGGGGAGCTATTGGCTTTTATGTTTAAGTTTTggccttaataaaataaaataaccctcGATTGCCAATGAACAATGGTCTATAGAAGCTGTTCATTGAAAATACAATTACTTCCaagtttctgggtttttttttttaactttttgtctcTTTCATTTGACTGTAAGCTCCTTGAAATTGGGGAACATGTTTGAACAGTCTTGAGATTCCTATTGTGTAGCACAGTGCTCTGCACATCATAGGTGTgctaaaaagaataagaaaatgagATTGGAAGAAATTTATGCCATTTACTGGACCAAACAAGTGTGAtgtttaatttataataaaaccaTGTTTTGAACAGTTGGCAAAAAACACCATTTAGTGTTTTAATACTTAAAAGCAGAACCCTGTTCGCCTATCTTAATATTTATTATCCATTATGTACTGAATACTAGATAATAggcaaatataaaaaagaaacagttgCTGTTCTCAAGAATTCGAATCTAGAAAACATTGTATATTGGACTGAAATCAATTTCTAGACATGGATAATACAGAAAAGATTTGTAAATGATGAAGACTTCAGGGGAAAAGAGATTGAATGTGTCAGCAATGTTTATCTTTCACATTACTTTGATGAATAGTATAGATGCAAAAAAGTACAGTgagaagaaaatgtgaaatatgaGTACTCTTCTTGCTAGTGGGTTTAGTTATATTGCACTGCTTATTCTTAATTTAATAGTAACAGAAATGTGATTTCAAAAGTACATTCATGGTCAGTCAACTTTCTTGGAAATATCTGTTTTTATGTATTACTTCAGTGTTAAATAGCCATGTAAGAACATTACATTCATATTAAGTGGCAATGCAGGTTTTATAAATACAGGATCCAAACATAAAAATTGTAAAGAATTTCACTGACTGTCAACTCCTATCTCTTTTTTCAGGAACTACAGGCACATGTTGACCAGATAACAGAAATGGCAGCAGTAATGAGGAAAGCCATTGAAATTGATGATCAACAGGGTTGTAAAGAACAGGAACGAATACTTCAACTTGAAGTAAGTTTTAAATTGCGATGTAAGTGAAAACTGTACATACAAAGATTTATGGCAGAAAATATATCccacttttaaatatataatatgtacatacacatttttCTGGGATACtaataatgttctttttcttaatCTGAATACTGGATATGTGGGTGTATAATACATAcaggtatatgtatatattaatgtATGTAGTAATGTAAGAATCTAGGGTAATAACTTACACCAGTATTGAGAAAATCTATTTTTTGAGCCTATGTTACTTCTGCTATTAGGTGAATGTATTTCTTTaatatagtaatttttaaaatttcttcattcTATTAGAGACTGTGATGATGCAGGGAAGAAAATTTTAATACACAGTATTCTTTGAGCACTCATATTTTTCTGGGGAATATAAAAGCTCTGTTTCATGTCCTTTATTTTGTAGAAGCAAAAGCACAAGTCATAGTTAATAATTCAAATTAGTAGAATAGACTGTGTACGTTCAAGGCTTCATTTTGAAGTCCTGGTGAAGAAATTGGCTATTGAGCACCAAAAGTGGTTTCTCCCTCTAAGCCTGTAGGGTTCCCTCCTTCTTTGTGATAGGGGTGAGCAAACTTTTTCAGCAAAGTGCCAGAGAGTAAATCTCTTAGCTTTTCAAATCAGTCTCTGTGGCAACTGCTCAACTCTGCCCTTGTAATGCAAAGTCAGCCATAGGCACACAAGAAAGTTTGAgtctgtgttccagtaaaatttAATTTACAGCAGCAGCCCTCAAAccaggccatagtttgctgatccctgctTTATACTGCTGAAACTTAATAAAACTAAAGACAAAGtgttagaaaataaatgatagaagTTACTTTTAAATGTCCGCAAATTTACAAAGTAACTGCAAATTGCAGTAACTAATctagaaaaaaaaggcaaagttgTTTATAAATGCTAGGTTTGGTCACTTTCCTTCTTGAAGAGCATCACAACCCTCCTGAGCCAGCCCGGAAGCAAACTGGATGCTCCTCCCGCCTTCCAGGCTATCATGGGAAGTAATAAGAGTACTAAGAGGTCTAGTGCCAGGGCATTATTCACAGGCTTTCTGAAGTTACATAAATGTAAATCTAGGTGTTATTTCCTTCATCTATACTGTATCGTAAAATACGAGGGTTTCTGAGATCCTGTCTACAATGACAGCTGCATAAATAAGAAGGCTTTACGATGGTGGAAGACATTGAACATGTGATTCCTACCCCTTTAAAAGTGTTCTTTCTCTAGCTTCAAGTTGTCAGCTTGAAGCTGCATATGTCATCTAGTACATTTCTGCCAAGTATAGACCTTGTTCTTTATTTGTCATACCTGCATATGGTTGTCTTTTCTTAAAATGTGTTTGTTCTCTTCTAGCTATTCTGATGACctcatctttgtttttgtttgccttCTTATAGCAAGAAAACAAGGGCTTGAGAGAGATCCTTCAGATTACTCGAGAATCATTTTTGAACCTTAGGAAAGATGATGTGTCCGAAAGTTCGTCTTTGTCAGCTTTAGTGACCAACAGTGACCTGAGTCTGAGGAAGAGCTAAAGAGCTTCTCGGTCTCGGAGCTTCTTAAAAGGCTCCAGACTTTGGTCACTGGGGCTGGCCTACTGCAGTGAATGAGTGAACGGGAAAATCAGTCTCAAGctaccttttgttttattttttttctataatatGTACAGTGCACTGGCAATGtcatttttaagacaaaaaaatgaaTGGT
This window encodes:
- the FGFR1OP2 gene encoding FGFR1 oncogene partner 2 isoform X1, which codes for MSCTIEKALADAKALVERLRDHDDAAESLIEQTTALNKRVEAMKQYQEEIQELNEVARHRPRSTLVMGIQQENRQIRELQQENKELRTSLEEHQSALELIMSKYREQMFRLLMAHKKDDPGMVMKLKEQHSKIDMVPRNSSEGFFLDASRHILEAPQHGLERRHLEANQNELQAHVDQITEMAAVMRKAIEIDDQQGCKEQERILQLEQENKGLREILQITRESFLNLRKDDVSESSSLSALVTNSDLSLRKS
- the FGFR1OP2 gene encoding FGFR1 oncogene partner 2 isoform X2, whose translation is MSCTIEKALADAKALVERLRDHDDAAESLIEQTTALNKRVEAMKQYQEEIQELNEVARHRPRSTLVMGIQQENRQIRELQQENKELRTSLEEHQSALELIMSKYREQMFRLLMAHKKDDPGMVMKLKEQHSKELQAHVDQITEMAAVMRKAIEIDDQQGCKEQERILQLEQENKGLREILQITRESFLNLRKDDVSESSSLSALVTNSDLSLRKS